A region from the Paludicola sp. MB14-C6 genome encodes:
- a CDS encoding efflux RND transporter periplasmic adaptor subunit, with protein sequence MKKYVIMQAVAIPMFILALFIPVFITNSVIPVEVTTVSQANYTDDIYVNGFVEEKSKKDIFANLPLVPSKVNFRIGDKVNAGDVIAEIDTDATKNALLQLANMANFIPKEYVDAIGKLNVDEKIIKDYIPTEMTAPISGTITSISLVEGAISTPNTSVVTIIQADENRVKMSVNESDIDKVKVGDTVVFKANATKDVKYVGKVERVFPTATKTLVGTTQATVVGIYVDLAENYDKLRPGYTVNGVIHNADKEVVHIIPYEAVLQDAKNKEYVYVIRNSHAERCYIETGRELGDGIEILSPSLFDQAIVKNANDIKRDRGLVKIVKK encoded by the coding sequence ATGAAAAAATACGTTATTATGCAAGCGGTTGCAATTCCTATGTTTATTTTAGCTTTGTTTATTCCTGTTTTTATTACAAATTCGGTTATACCGGTTGAAGTAACAACGGTATCACAAGCTAATTATACAGATGATATCTATGTGAACGGGTTTGTTGAGGAGAAAAGCAAAAAAGATATTTTTGCCAATCTTCCGTTGGTTCCAAGTAAAGTTAATTTCAGAATAGGTGATAAGGTAAATGCGGGCGATGTTATTGCTGAAATAGATACAGACGCCACCAAAAACGCATTATTGCAATTAGCGAATATGGCGAATTTTATACCAAAAGAATATGTTGACGCAATCGGAAAACTTAATGTTGACGAAAAAATAATTAAAGATTATATTCCTACTGAAATGACCGCTCCTATTTCGGGTACTATTACATCAATTTCATTAGTAGAAGGGGCAATTTCAACCCCGAATACTTCTGTTGTAACAATTATTCAAGCGGATGAAAACCGAGTGAAAATGTCTGTTAATGAATCGGACATTGATAAGGTAAAAGTCGGCGATACCGTTGTGTTTAAGGCAAATGCAACCAAAGATGTTAAGTATGTTGGAAAAGTGGAACGAGTATTTCCAACAGCCACTAAAACGTTGGTAGGAACTACGCAAGCTACTGTTGTTGGAATATATGTAGACTTAGCTGAGAATTATGATAAATTGCGACCAGGCTATACGGTTAACGGTGTCATTCATAATGCGGATAAAGAAGTTGTACACATCATTCCGTATGAAGCTGTTCTACAGGATGCTAAAAATAAAGAGTATGTGTATGTAATTAGAAATTCACACGCTGAGCGTTGCTATATCGAAACAGGAAGAGAATTAGGGGATGGAATAGAGATATTATCACCATCCTTATTTGATCAAGCTATTGTAAAAAATGCGAATGACATAAAAAGAGATAGAGGATTAGTAAAAATCGTAAAAAAATAA
- a CDS encoding ABC transporter permease, giving the protein MIGDMGKRTVNNELNSMGVSGVYIHATDANGTVDFGQKELSKVQENNYVEAASPLMTRYTNVQVRSNKSKCVVWGIDSNAEDIISMQLKYGRLVNKTDIKDNAKVCIVDEAFAKANYKRSNIVGKKLNIYIEAQPFEFTVIGVVSTGGNILQGLMGDIVPTFLYVPYTTVTAYSQNIGITQIVAKLDETKDEAIATNSIIHDLIQVTEKATTIKVESINAQKDKLNGMLDMVTLILAAIGSISIIVAGLSIMTVMLVTVNERTREIGIKKSIGARKSTILLEFLVEALLLSLAGSIIGAGIGISIGALGAWILKIPLYINVKTILFCIGFCMLIGISFGVYPASKAAKLKPVDALRF; this is encoded by the coding sequence ATGATTGGAGATATGGGAAAGAGAACGGTCAATAATGAACTGAACAGTATGGGAGTTAGCGGAGTATATATTCACGCAACTGATGCGAACGGAACTGTTGATTTTGGTCAAAAAGAATTAAGTAAAGTGCAAGAAAACAATTATGTAGAGGCAGCCTCACCGTTGATGACTCGATATACCAACGTTCAGGTGCGTTCCAATAAATCAAAATGTGTTGTTTGGGGAATTGATTCTAATGCGGAAGATATTATATCAATGCAGTTAAAATACGGAAGATTGGTAAATAAAACAGATATCAAAGATAACGCAAAAGTTTGTATTGTAGACGAAGCATTTGCAAAGGCAAATTATAAAAGAAGTAATATTGTAGGTAAAAAGTTAAATATCTATATTGAAGCACAGCCCTTTGAATTTACGGTGATTGGCGTTGTCAGTACAGGAGGAAATATATTACAAGGTTTAATGGGTGATATCGTTCCCACATTTCTATATGTTCCTTATACAACGGTGACTGCTTATTCTCAAAACATCGGTATCACACAAATTGTTGCAAAGCTTGATGAGACAAAAGATGAGGCGATTGCAACTAATAGCATTATCCATGATTTAATACAAGTAACCGAAAAAGCAACTACAATAAAGGTAGAAAGTATCAATGCACAAAAAGACAAATTAAATGGTATGTTGGATATGGTAACGTTGATATTAGCAGCTATAGGCAGTATTTCCATTATTGTTGCAGGGCTTTCTATTATGACAGTAATGCTTGTTACGGTAAATGAACGAACGAGAGAGATTGGTATTAAGAAATCAATTGGTGCAAGAAAAAGCACGATTTTACTTGAATTTTTAGTAGAAGCTTTGCTATTATCCTTAGCCGGTAGTATAATTGGAGCAGGTATAGGCATCTCGATTGGCGCATTAGGAGCTTGGATTCTTAAAATCCCGCTATATATCAACGTAAAGACCATTCTGTTTTGTATTGGATTCTGCATGTTGATTGGAATTAGCTTCGGTGTATATCCTGCAAGTAAAGCTGCAAAATTAAAGCCGGTGGATGCCCTACGATTTTAG
- a CDS encoding DUF6873 family GME fold protein — MGFVKNANLPHSNVTYCVVSGQYQSVLEDLKAMNIIPLIVTPCYDVQTPISCHADIICYHLGGSRIILYPYTKELTCQLAKLGFQVIHTNNRLQPKYPYDIALNAVSIGKWVISNFEYTDSNISNEIPQENKVNTKQGYAKCSTLVVNENAIITSDSNIKAVAERMGIEVLLIQPGHIRLDGYDYGFIGGCGFKTNKNTMYFTGDSKTHPDYYSIKQFLEERDITIINGTGKELIDVGSILPIKEKSGEI; from the coding sequence ATGGGATTTGTTAAAAATGCAAATCTACCTCATTCTAATGTAACTTATTGTGTTGTTTCGGGGCAATATCAATCGGTATTAGAAGATTTAAAAGCTATGAATATCATTCCACTTATCGTAACACCTTGTTATGATGTACAAACTCCTATTTCATGTCATGCGGATATTATTTGCTATCATTTGGGTGGTAGCCGAATCATTCTTTATCCATATACAAAAGAACTTACTTGTCAGCTGGCAAAACTTGGCTTTCAAGTAATACATACTAATAATAGGCTGCAACCAAAATATCCTTACGATATCGCTTTAAATGCTGTAAGTATAGGAAAATGGGTTATATCCAATTTTGAATATACAGATAGTAATATATCGAACGAAATCCCACAAGAAAATAAAGTTAATACCAAACAAGGCTACGCAAAATGTTCCACATTAGTAGTAAATGAAAATGCAATCATCACTTCGGATTCTAATATAAAAGCTGTAGCAGAACGAATGGGAATAGAAGTACTGTTAATACAGCCAGGTCATATTCGATTGGATGGATATGATTATGGCTTTATCGGTGGGTGTGGGTTTAAGACGAATAAGAATACGATGTATTTTACAGGCGACAGCAAGACACATCCCGATTATTACTCAATCAAACAGTTTTTAGAAGAAAGAGATATTACAATAATCAACGGAACCGGAAAAGAACTTATTGATGTTGGCTCTATTCTTCCGATAAAAGAAAAGAGTGGAGAGATATAA
- a CDS encoding glycerate kinase, translated as MKKIVLIPDSFKGTMSSGEICDIMEKSIKKTYPSAQIISIPVADGGEGSVDAFLCAVGGEKKKVIVKGPYFEDVEAFYGVIDNGETAIIEMAACAGLPLVGDNKNPKATTTYGVGQLILSALEQGCKKIIMGLGGSATNDAGTGAAAALGIKFTDSNNKEFIPVGGTLKNIAHIDMTELDNRLKSVQFITMCDIDNPLFGESGAAFIFAPQKGATPNDVLELDDGLKHISNIIKKDLNKDVSELKGAGAAGGMGGGMVAFFNSKLQMGIETVLDTVNFDSLAKDADMVFSGEGKIDSQSIRGKVVIGVAKRTKLYDIPLVAIVGDIGDDIEEAYDKGVSAIFSINRVAVDFKYAKQRAKDDLFHTMDNLMRFIHTLKKQ; from the coding sequence ATGAAAAAAATTGTTCTTATTCCCGACTCATTTAAAGGCACAATGAGCTCAGGCGAAATTTGCGACATCATGGAGAAATCAATCAAAAAAACATATCCATCAGCTCAAATCATTTCAATTCCTGTTGCAGATGGCGGTGAAGGAAGTGTTGATGCGTTTCTTTGTGCAGTAGGCGGCGAAAAAAAGAAGGTTATTGTAAAAGGTCCTTATTTTGAGGATGTCGAAGCTTTTTATGGTGTTATTGATAATGGTGAAACAGCAATTATCGAGATGGCGGCTTGCGCAGGATTACCACTTGTAGGTGATAATAAAAATCCGAAAGCAACAACAACTTATGGTGTTGGACAGCTTATATTATCAGCATTAGAACAAGGTTGCAAAAAAATTATTATGGGACTTGGCGGAAGTGCAACAAATGATGCCGGTACAGGTGCAGCAGCGGCTTTGGGAATTAAGTTTACTGATAGTAACAATAAAGAATTTATACCAGTTGGCGGTACACTAAAAAATATTGCACATATTGACATGACCGAGTTAGACAATCGTCTCAAATCTGTACAATTCATTACCATGTGTGATATCGACAATCCACTTTTTGGAGAATCCGGTGCAGCATTCATATTCGCACCTCAAAAGGGGGCAACTCCAAATGATGTGTTGGAACTGGATGATGGTTTAAAGCATATTTCCAATATAATAAAAAAAGATTTAAATAAAGACGTATCTGAGTTAAAAGGAGCTGGTGCCGCAGGCGGAATGGGCGGAGGAATGGTAGCATTTTTTAATTCCAAACTGCAAATGGGAATTGAAACCGTTCTTGACACAGTTAATTTTGACAGCCTTGCAAAAGATGCTGATATGGTTTTCAGTGGTGAAGGCAAGATTGATAGTCAATCCATCAGAGGTAAAGTTGTAATAGGTGTTGCAAAGCGTACAAAACTTTATGATATTCCTCTAGTTGCAATCGTTGGTGATATTGGTGATGATATTGAAGAAGCTTATGATAAAGGTGTAAGCGCAATATTCAGCATCAATCGTGTTGCAGTTGACTTTAAATATGCAAAACAAAGAGCAAAAGATGATCTATTCCACACAATGGATAACTTAATGCGATTTATTCATACCTTAAAAAAACAATGA
- a CDS encoding GntP family permease — MFLIMQGVGLIISFVIAIIVMILAISKLKIHPFLSIMGVSVLLGLVAGIPLTNVTKADGKVTSGLATVIGEGFSGTFTSIGIVIILGALIGTILEKTGAAFKLADMVIKLVGKKRPELAILLMGWVVSIPVFCDSGFVILNPIRKALVKRTRTSSVAMTMALAAGLYISHVFIPPTPGPIAAANTLGIGDNLLLVIGMGTLVSIFPLIAGFFFAKYIGKKVKSKDEADSGEITKTYEELVAEYGKLPNGFISLAPIIVPILLMAWSSIVSMAKMVGMWADISKFLGTPIIALAVGTIFGVILLASSKKMSDFYEITNDTLKVVGPILFVTAAGGVLGKVISVSGLVGFITENATILQTIGIFFPFILAAILKTAQGSSTVALTTTAGILAPLMGVLGLSTPIMATLTVMAIAAGAMTVSHANDSYFWVVTNFGEMEPQQGYKTQTMMTLVLGLASMAGVFILSLILK, encoded by the coding sequence ATGTTCCTAATTATGCAAGGTGTAGGTTTAATTATATCTTTTGTAATTGCTATAATTGTTATGATTCTAGCAATATCAAAACTAAAAATCCATCCATTTCTTTCAATAATGGGAGTTTCCGTACTCTTAGGATTGGTAGCAGGTATTCCTCTTACAAATGTCACAAAAGCTGATGGAAAAGTAACATCAGGTTTAGCAACAGTCATTGGCGAAGGATTCAGCGGCACATTTACAAGCATCGGTATTGTAATAATTTTAGGTGCACTTATTGGAACAATCCTTGAAAAAACAGGTGCTGCATTTAAACTTGCAGACATGGTTATTAAATTAGTTGGCAAAAAACGTCCCGAACTAGCAATCTTGTTAATGGGTTGGGTTGTATCAATCCCGGTTTTCTGTGATAGTGGATTTGTTATTTTAAACCCTATCCGTAAAGCATTAGTAAAACGTACACGTACTTCAAGCGTTGCTATGACAATGGCATTAGCAGCAGGTCTATATATCTCTCACGTATTTATTCCTCCAACTCCGGGACCTATCGCTGCGGCAAACACCCTAGGCATTGGCGATAATTTGCTTTTAGTTATTGGAATGGGTACTCTTGTTTCAATATTCCCATTAATTGCCGGTTTCTTCTTTGCAAAATATATCGGCAAAAAAGTAAAATCAAAAGATGAAGCTGATAGCGGCGAAATCACTAAAACTTATGAAGAGCTCGTTGCTGAATACGGAAAACTTCCAAATGGATTTATCTCTCTAGCTCCAATTATTGTACCTATTTTGTTAATGGCTTGGTCTTCCATCGTTTCTATGGCAAAAATGGTTGGTATGTGGGCTGATATCAGCAAGTTTTTAGGTACTCCAATTATTGCTTTAGCAGTTGGCACCATTTTTGGCGTGATCCTTTTGGCTTCTTCTAAAAAAATGAGCGATTTCTATGAAATCACAAATGATACCTTAAAAGTAGTTGGTCCTATTCTATTTGTAACAGCAGCAGGCGGTGTATTAGGAAAAGTAATTTCCGTTTCTGGCCTAGTAGGATTTATTACAGAAAACGCAACCATACTCCAAACAATTGGTATTTTCTTCCCATTTATTTTAGCTGCAATTTTGAAGACAGCACAAGGTTCATCAACTGTTGCACTAACTACAACCGCAGGCATACTTGCTCCTTTAATGGGTGTTTTAGGTTTATCAACTCCTATCATGGCTACATTAACTGTAATGGCTATAGCTGCCGGTGCAATGACAGTTTCACACGCAAACGATTCCTATTTCTGGGTTGTTACTAATTTTGGTGAAATGGAACCGCAACAAGGCTATAAAACGCAAACTATGATGACCTTAGTATTAGGTTTGGCTTCTATGGCAGGCGTATTTATCTTGTCACTTATCCTTAAATAA
- a CDS encoding CdaR family transcriptional regulator, which yields MDLSKRNAQQIVTEISSIIGESVNMMNADGIIIASTDSSRIGTFHEAAKKVVDEQLNELVIHGDDDYVGTKSGTNLPVVLNNEIIGVVGVTGPYQQVVKYGQIIKKMTEILLLERSYREQKELNENIRNRFVEEWICIDLKNVNHSMATRGLSLGIDITIQRRIMVMSPITIDERDIASTQKNFDYACKIINRILSEDKNNIMLKTATNIVCAVSNCNDKAIYQLATRIKNEVEQKNNIVLGIGIDTQISSYAFIHSSYLKAMKALQACLRTQEKEIRFYDNINMELFASEIPEMVKEEYIRKIFKGYSLKEIAQWVILLETFYKEEGSITATSEKLFIHKNTLQYKLKSLKEKTGYDPRSIHYSSLFYNAIYFYRDIQRNINTFGKVDK from the coding sequence ATGGATTTATCAAAACGAAACGCTCAGCAAATTGTAACTGAAATAAGCAGCATTATCGGAGAAAGTGTCAATATGATGAATGCTGATGGAATTATTATTGCAAGTACCGACAGTTCAAGAATAGGCACCTTTCATGAAGCAGCAAAAAAAGTCGTTGACGAACAACTAAACGAATTAGTGATACATGGAGATGATGACTATGTTGGTACAAAATCCGGCACTAATCTGCCAGTTGTTTTAAATAACGAAATCATAGGAGTGGTTGGCGTTACAGGTCCATACCAGCAAGTCGTTAAATACGGACAGATTATTAAAAAAATGACTGAAATTTTGTTACTTGAACGCTCCTATCGTGAACAAAAAGAGTTAAATGAAAATATCAGAAATCGTTTTGTGGAAGAATGGATATGTATTGACTTAAAAAATGTGAATCATTCCATGGCAACACGTGGATTATCTTTAGGTATAGATATTACGATACAACGAAGAATAATGGTTATGTCTCCAATTACGATTGACGAACGAGACATTGCATCAACTCAGAAAAATTTTGACTATGCTTGTAAAATAATCAACCGTATTCTTTCAGAAGATAAAAACAACATTATGCTGAAAACCGCAACCAATATTGTTTGTGCAGTAAGTAATTGCAACGACAAAGCTATTTATCAATTGGCGACTCGAATTAAAAATGAAGTGGAGCAAAAAAATAATATTGTTCTTGGTATCGGTATTGATACTCAAATCAGTAGTTATGCATTTATTCACAGCTCATACTTAAAAGCTATGAAAGCATTACAAGCATGTTTAAGAACACAAGAAAAAGAAATACGATTTTATGACAATATCAATATGGAGCTGTTTGCCAGTGAAATTCCTGAAATGGTGAAAGAGGAATATATCCGTAAAATATTTAAAGGCTATTCTTTAAAAGAAATTGCGCAATGGGTTATTTTATTAGAAACCTTTTATAAAGAAGAAGGCTCCATAACTGCTACATCAGAAAAACTATTTATTCATAAAAACACTCTTCAATACAAATTAAAAAGCCTAAAAGAAAAAACGGGGTATGATCCACGTTCTATTCATTACTCGTCGCTGTTTTATAATGCTATCTATTTCTACAGAGATATTCAACGAAACATAAACACATTTGGCAAAGTCGACAAATGA
- a CDS encoding family 20 glycosylhydrolase — MKKSIVGILIATMLLTSFPVTAMDTNKISLDNASFENEINKLDTQTYKAERTNEKASDGSYSIKVGNAKPTKPDEIPIWKFNYGKGMVGTTIRNVKPNTTYTISVDYLNETGVAMATGVLDIQGSEVSNSYWHQGAPWKLSSNIVKNSTSTNKWVTNKHKITTSPRTNEIYVFAYTQWTGNDNGSGVFYVDNIKITADTTNSVTDKIFTEYNSETAKDFPQVIPPVQNFIKNSKGSNFNLNTKQQVFSADKFSYEKTKYLADCMVNKGIIEKYTINQINKPTEGQGIIVIKQPINFTLPNKVKKLDCAVDAYQIDIDKDKLIVYSDNIEGIQNGTMTLLQAFTQRKVILPGSVQDYTDQNVRGLQVDSGRRYYSIEWLKEQIEQMGYYKQNKLQLRLKDNEGIRYDSKVAPHMVDRKGGFWNEKEIAELVEYAAKFNIEVIPEIDFPGHAEQEAAYFPADWRLSENSGGLDFSKLEVRNYMYNVYKEAVKIFKAKTIHIGGDEYFQSRNLGDTTKLSNWAKSETGVDTASQYDAIILFFNKAAEEIKNENPDINILVWNDNMKQLNGAAKLNKNIIIDFWAGGFYGSITPDSTADLGYNIMSSSSGLYHDLWPEQDAGKLDRPLPKSLYDSWSRYHYSYGSSNPEGDKLLQTEQQKAASLGQMFPIWDDAHGYVSEYILSRTLMPRYATFAYKTWGAEYKANTPFEQFERLLFKIGSPRSDMRKQVVVNYTKADYIKVLNSIKLGLMEEIVENGDSKELRDFYNLVIKMIKSPDDSIGKDGFYTKAINDCIYKFENINYDAPKDPVTAPSSESNLSSTTSITLDKSKVCIEIGKTIKLNATVSPSNTTDSLSWFTSDEKVATVKDGVVTGVKEGKATITVKSGDQVATCEVSVKAMAKNVSSKNPQTGDTSLIMPFVALSLFAAVILIASKKRIQTNK, encoded by the coding sequence ATGAAAAAAAGTATAGTTGGTATTTTAATAGCCACAATGCTATTAACGAGCTTTCCGGTAACCGCAATGGACACTAATAAAATCAGTTTAGACAATGCATCTTTTGAAAATGAAATCAATAAATTAGACACTCAGACATATAAAGCAGAGAGGACAAATGAAAAAGCAAGTGATGGAAGTTATTCTATCAAAGTTGGAAATGCGAAGCCGACAAAACCAGATGAGATTCCAATTTGGAAATTCAACTATGGTAAAGGTATGGTGGGAACAACAATAAGAAATGTTAAGCCAAATACTACATATACAATTAGTGTTGATTATTTGAATGAAACAGGTGTAGCAATGGCAACTGGAGTACTTGACATTCAAGGTTCTGAAGTATCTAATAGTTATTGGCATCAAGGCGCTCCATGGAAATTATCATCCAATATTGTTAAAAATAGTACATCTACTAATAAATGGGTTACAAATAAACATAAGATTACAACAAGCCCAAGAACAAATGAAATATATGTATTTGCATATACTCAATGGACAGGGAATGATAATGGATCTGGAGTATTTTATGTTGATAATATTAAAATAACAGCAGATACCACAAATTCTGTAACGGACAAAATATTCACGGAATATAATAGCGAAACTGCAAAAGATTTTCCTCAGGTAATTCCACCGGTTCAAAACTTCATTAAAAATTCAAAAGGTAGTAATTTTAATTTAAATACCAAACAGCAAGTATTTTCAGCCGATAAGTTTAGCTATGAAAAAACAAAATACTTGGCTGACTGCATGGTTAATAAAGGTATTATTGAGAAATACACAATAAATCAAATTAACAAGCCAACTGAAGGTCAAGGTATTATTGTTATTAAACAACCAATTAACTTTACTTTGCCCAATAAAGTTAAGAAACTGGATTGTGCGGTGGATGCTTATCAAATAGATATTGATAAAGATAAATTGATTGTTTATTCTGATAATATTGAGGGTATTCAAAACGGTACAATGACACTTTTACAAGCATTTACCCAACGTAAAGTAATACTACCAGGATCAGTACAAGATTATACTGATCAAAATGTTAGAGGCTTACAGGTAGACTCAGGAAGACGTTACTATTCCATAGAATGGTTAAAAGAGCAAATTGAGCAAATGGGCTATTATAAGCAAAACAAACTACAATTAAGACTAAAGGACAACGAAGGTATTCGTTATGATTCAAAAGTTGCACCTCATATGGTAGATAGAAAAGGTGGATTTTGGAATGAAAAAGAAATTGCAGAATTAGTTGAATATGCTGCCAAATTTAATATTGAAGTAATTCCCGAAATAGATTTTCCAGGGCATGCTGAACAAGAAGCTGCCTATTTTCCAGCTGATTGGAGATTATCAGAAAATTCAGGCGGGCTTGATTTTAGTAAACTAGAAGTTCGAAATTATATGTATAATGTTTATAAGGAAGCAGTTAAAATATTCAAAGCAAAAACTATTCATATTGGTGGAGATGAATATTTCCAAAGTAGAAATTTAGGTGATACAACTAAGCTATCTAATTGGGCAAAATCAGAAACAGGTGTTGACACTGCATCGCAATACGATGCAATTATTCTATTTTTCAACAAAGCCGCAGAAGAAATTAAAAATGAAAATCCAGATATAAATATTTTAGTATGGAATGATAATATGAAGCAGTTAAATGGAGCTGCAAAGCTTAATAAAAATATTATTATTGATTTCTGGGCCGGCGGTTTTTATGGTTCAATAACTCCGGATTCTACTGCAGATTTAGGCTACAATATTATGTCAAGTTCATCTGGTTTGTATCACGACTTATGGCCTGAGCAAGACGCAGGTAAATTAGATAGACCTCTACCAAAATCCCTATATGACTCATGGTCTCGCTATCATTACTCTTATGGAAGCAGTAATCCTGAAGGAGATAAGCTATTACAAACTGAACAGCAAAAAGCAGCATCTCTTGGACAAATGTTTCCAATTTGGGACGATGCACATGGTTATGTATCAGAATACATTTTAAGCAGAACACTAATGCCTAGATATGCCACTTTTGCATATAAGACATGGGGGGCAGAGTATAAAGCCAACACTCCATTTGAACAGTTTGAAAGATTATTATTTAAAATTGGTTCTCCTAGAAGTGATATGCGTAAACAAGTAGTTGTGAACTATACAAAAGCAGATTATATAAAAGTATTAAATAGTATTAAATTAGGTTTAATGGAAGAGATAGTTGAAAATGGAGATAGCAAAGAACTACGGGATTTTTATAATTTAGTTATTAAAATGATTAAAAGTCCTGATGACTCCATTGGAAAAGATGGTTTTTATACTAAAGCTATCAATGATTGTATTTATAAATTTGAAAATATAAACTATGATGCTCCAAAAGATCCTGTGACAGCACCAAGTTCAGAATCTAACTTGTCTAGCACAACTAGTATAACTTTAGACAAGAGCAAAGTTTGTATTGAGATAGGTAAAACAATCAAATTGAATGCTACTGTTTCTCCATCTAATACAACAGATTCACTGTCCTGGTTCACTTCTGATGAAAAAGTAGCTACCGTTAAAGACGGTGTTGTAACGGGTGTTAAAGAGGGTAAAGCCACAATAACTGTAAAATCAGGTGATCAAGTAGCAACTTGTGAAGTATCAGTAAAAGCAATGGCTAAAAACGTTTCTTCAAAGAATCCACAAACAGGAGATACTTCACTAATAATGCCATTTGTAGCTTTATCTTTATTTGCTGCGGTAATACTTATTGCTAGTAAAAAAAGAATTCAAACCAATAAGTAA